GCCATCCATGGCGAACTTTTAACATCTTATCCTATAACTTATCTTTGCGTAGACAACCTTTAAATTTCGCTCAGAACTTTTGTTTCCTAACTCAACCAACGGATTGCCAGAAACTTTGTAACAATTCGGGATTCCAAAGGACTGCAAGTCCTTTGGCAGTGCGAGGAAAAGAGATGGGGTCAAAGGGGAAGGGAAAAACCACCGCTCTGAACGGGGGGTGTCCTTTCCCCTTTCAAAGGTTATAATAAACGCAGAGGCCTTTGATAACACTGAAGACAAAGATTTAAAAGAATTTTTAGAATACCTTAAAACAGGTAAAACAAAGAGCGAATTTACAAGGAGGATAGAAGAAGTGATACAAACAATAAAAGAAAACGAACAAGCAAGACAAGAATATAGATTAATGTCAACTTTTGAGATGGATGCTAGGTATAAAGGTTTTACGGAAGGTTTAAAGCAAAAATCAATAGAGACAGCACAACTTATGAAAATGGAAAAATGTGATAATAATTTTATTATGAGAATTACAGGCCTTCCCGAAGAAGAGATTGAGAAACTGTAGATTAGGGGAGGAAAGAAACTTTTTCGGATAAAAGTTTCTTTCCTCCCCTATGACCCCTCCTATCTTCAAAAGAACCGCTTAGGGGCTCCGCCCCTAAGAACCCCTCGTCTTTACAAAGGCGAGGATAATTTAACCGCAAGGGGCAAATGTAAAATCGGCAGTTTCGAGCCTGTAATTCATAAGGACAAAATTGCTCTGATAAACCTATATGATTAAAACAGTACTGTATCTCTATAACTTATTTAATTCATTTAACGGAGCCAGTAAATAATCATTTCTTATTATCATCACATCTTCATTATGAGTATTATTACATTCTTTACGAAGTGGAACTATGTATATGGTTTTACTTTTCAATTTACCATCTTTATCACATTTGTACACATGTGATCCGCATTTATTATCATCATCAAGCTTATTATCGCAATTAGCATTTGAACAATATGCAGGACAGTTTTTTCCTGTATATTGTTCCCATTTTTCAATCATAGATTCTTTCTGTGCTTTACGATTCCAATTTTTAACATAAGTCATTTTAATTTTTCTCCTTTAATCATTTTCTTCTAAACCGCCCTATGGACGGTTTAAAAAGTTAAATAGTTAATGCAGCACCGCCACGGACGGCGGTGGTTCTATTCTTGCGAGTTTTTTGCGAAGCAAAAATACTCGAAGCTTAAAAATGTACACGGATGTACATTTTTAAGCGGCTCAAGGGCCGACAAGCCAAGCGGAAGCCAAGATTGTTGTTCCTGTTGTCAGGACTGTTGTTGTTCCGTTTGCCTACAGTGCAGTTGTTCGCGTTGTTGTTCCAGCTGCCGCCGCGTTTAACACGGTTAGAGCCTGACGCGGCACCTTATAAGGTCCATACCGTTTTTTAGCCAAAAAATTTTCGAGCCGCTAAAGCGGCTGACATAGTGCAGGTTAATCATTATTTTCAAAAATTTACTGCACCACACCACACATTTTGCCTGTTCGGTTTCACCGCTTCGGGCGGCTTACGCTGCGCCCTCAGCTGCTCAACCTCTCCGGCAAAATGTGTGAACTCAAGGCCGACAAGCCAAGCGGAAGCCAAGATAGTTGCCCCTGCCGACAGGACTGCCGATGTTCCGTGAGCCCACAGTGCAGCTGTACGCGCTGCTGCGCCAGCTACCGCCGCGAGTAACACGGATAGAGCCTGACGCGGGCCCTGCATAGTCCGCTCCCGGCGAAGCCGGCAAAGCGTCATACCAATCCCACAACCATTCCCACACATTTCCCGACATGTCATATAAACCGTAACCGTTAGGATCCTTCTTCTTTACCTCATGGGTTTTAGATCCGCTGTTTGAACCGTACCAAGCATAGTTTTTAAGTTCAGCCTCGGTATTTGTTCCTGCCCATTTATCATCAGTCCCTCCCTTGGCTGCCCATTCCCATTCCGCCTCCGTTGGAAGTCTAAAGCCCTTTTTATTTATATCTAGCTCTGCCTTATCCCAATCTGCATTATTACTGTCAGGAATTTGATCAAAGCTAAGAGCAGCAAAATCAACGGGGTTTCCTCCAACATTTACCGTATAGCAGGGTTCAAGATTTAGTTTTATACTGAGTTTATTACAAAAAGCTATTGCTTGATACCAGTTTACATTTTCTACAGGACGCTTTCCCTGTGTTTCGCCTACAGCAGGTTCTCTGCCGGAGCTTCCATCAAAATGGCTGGGATTATTGCCCATCACTGCCTGCCACAGCTCCTGCGTTACTTCTGTCTCCCCTATAAGATAGGCACTTAAACTTACGGTATGCGGCTGGTTAATAGAGTAATCATTATGTCCCAACTGGGCATTCACGGCAGCTATTCCTTTCATGGTAAATTCGACTGAACCTACAGTATATGTCTTATCAACAGGAGTATTAGGAGTTACTTCAGAAGATTCACCTCCGCCGGATTTTCCCTGACCTGTAGGACAACCGGTCAATAAGAGCCCCGCCAACAACAACAATGCAGTAATAGATACTGCCCGATTTAAGACCTTAGTCTTCAGTTTGGAATTAGTGTTTTTCATAGCTAATCCCTCCTTACAAAATAATTTAATTTATACAAAAAACTGCAAAGCCGAATAAATTCAGCCCTGCGGTCTTTAAATTGAGAAAAATAAATATTAGAAGCTTTGATTAGAGATATTTTACTTAATAGAGAAAATGGGGGAAGGTAAACATGGGCTAACATTTTTCAACTCATTCCTATTTTGTAAATATCGGGAAAGAGAAAATTGTAAATCGTTACAAAGTTTCGTTCTCATGGTTTAATTATAGCACAAAATATTGAAAAACTCAAGGTATCGTAATATCAATTTTATTCAATTTACAATATAAAACCTCTAAAAACTTCAGTTTTTAGAGGTTTCATTTGATTTTAATGTGAAATGCTTTTTCTTAAATCTTAAACTTTTTAACCTCATCTGCCAGGTTTTCAATGCTTATCTTATTTTTTTGAGTAATCTCGTTTACTTCCTGTACAGCATTGTTTATCTCGATAACGCCCGCAGCCATTTCGTTCATTCCGTCGGTAATAACCCGTGTAAGGCCGTCCAGCTTTTGCATTTCTTCGGCTGTTTGCTCTCCGCCTTTTAACATTTCGGCAGAACCTTCTTTTACTTCTACCGTTACGGCATTGATGTCGCGGATAGCGGTAAGCACTTCTTTACTGCCGTTTTCCTGTTCCCTCATCGCTTCGGTTAAACTATTACTCATCGTCTTTACTTCTTCGGAAAGCGAGAAGATGATATTAAACTTTTCTTCAACGGTTTTGGAAGAAGACGATAAAACTTCAATTTCGTTGCTAAAAGTTTTTAATACGGCGGTAATGGTCTTACCTTGAGCAGCGGAGTCTTCCGCAAGTTTTCTTATTTCATCGGCGACGACTGCAAAACCTTTTCCGGCTTCACCTGCATGGGCGGCTTCGATTGCGGCATTCATCGCTAGGAGGTTTGTCTGGCTTGCAATGTGCTGAATAACACTTGAAGCTTCCAAAAGGCTGCCCGATTCTTCGGCTATTTTTTGCGTAATCGTATTCGAGTTTAACACTGTATCTTTTCCGTCTGCGGTTGCAGTTGCGAGATTTTTGATGGCATCGTCGCTTTTTTCAAGAGTTTGAGTAATTGAGCCGATGTTTGCAACCATCTCTTCCACCGAAGCAGAAGAACGGGCGACACTTGCTGCCTGAAGTTCTATTCTATCATCAAGTTTTTTTATCGTATTGATAATTTCTTCGACGGTTGCCGATGTCTGACCGACGCTCGCTGCCTGCGTAATAGCTTGCTGCTTAATACCTTCAACATTTGCACTTATTTGGTTTACTGCACTTGCAGTCTCCGTCATGTTGCCTGCAAGCTCTTCACCTATGCTCTGCATTGTTCCGGCATTTAAATCAACGGATTTGATAGACAGACGTATTTTTTCGATTGTTTCGTTAAAATATTCCGAAAGCTGCGTAACCTCATCGTTTCCAATAAGAGGAAGCTGAACGGTTAGGTCTCCTTCGCCTTGAGCAATATCCCTAAGAACATTCACGGCAGTCTTCACAGGACCTACCATTTTTGTAGCAATAATAAACGCAATAATTATTGTTACAAGCAGTATTAAGATAACGGACATTATGATTGCATTGGTCAGCGTATTCAGTGAAATTAAGAATTCGTTTACCGGAGCCCGTATAACAACAGTCCATCCGCTTCTTGCCATTTTTGCATAAGCAGCAATATTTTTTTCTCCGTCAAGCGTATAATAACCGGCTCCCGGATCTTTTTCTTCCAAAGCCTTCTTTTGAAATTCCGCTACGGATCGCAATTCGGCATCATTTTCCGCAAGTTTTTGATAATTGATAAAACCGGAAACAAGCTCGTTATCTCTATGAGCAATAATGGTACCGTCTTTACTCAGCATATAACAGTAACCTGTTTTACCGATAAGAATATCTTTAATATCTTCCGACAAAATAAGTCCTTGAAGCCCCGCACATATAACCCCGGAAATCTCATCGTCTTTGTTATAAAGCGGTAAAGAAAAAACTACGTGAATCTTACCGGTGTCAGGAGAAAGATATGGTTCCGAAATAAAATAGTTTCCTTCAAGAGCCGTCTTATACCAATGTCTGTCTGCAACCGAAACTACTCTGCCGTCCATATAATACGTATTGCCGTTTAAATCGCATATATTTAAAAAAGCACCGTCGCTGTCTGCAGCGAATTCTTCTTGCAGACGTGCGGATTTTTGAGGGTATGACAAACTGTCGTCATTTAAATCGGTAATACGAGCGACGCCTCTTAAATACTCAAAATCTACATCTATTACGCTTTCGACAAGAGCTGCAATATCGGCAGCCTTGTCCGTTAACCTCTCTTCGGCATCTCTAATCATTGCCTTTCTAAAAGTATACCATGATATGGAGCCCTGTATAACTCCGCCCAACATAATCAATAACCCGAAAACAATCAATAATTTTTTCCGTATTGAGAAATGTTTTTTATTTTTCATATTACCTCTATATCTAATCCAATATTTTATATGATTTAAATATATACAAAAATATAAAATATATCAATATGTCCAAAATTTCTTATTAAAAAAATAGTTGTTAAAAACTTTCTATAAATTTTGAAATTGAAAAAAGAGCCCTGCCCCTATGAGAAATGGAATTTTTTTGTTCAGAAGTCAGTTCGGCAAATGTTTTGCCAAACTTTTCTACAAAGAATATGGGATCGTAGCCGAAGCCGCCCGAGCCTGAGGGAGATTCGGTTATATACCCCTCACATGTTTCCTGCACCGAATAAAAACGGTTTTCATCCAAAAGAAAAACCATACAACAAGCAAAACGGGCACTGCGGTCTTTTACCCCTTTTAATTCTGCAAGCACCTTGTTAATACCGGCCTCAGCCGAAACATGTTCTCCGTCAGGGGAACCGTAGCGGGCGGAATGAATACCGGGAGCTCCATTTAAAAAGTCGACACAGAGACCGGAATCATCTGCAAGAACCGGAGCTTCTACAATATCGTAAAGAGCCTTTGCCTTTATCATAGCATTTTCAAAAAAAGTACTTCCCGTTTCTTCAGGATCAAATTCTATGCTCTCATCTTTAGGCAGTACAATTTTATGAGACGGAAGAAGCTCCTGCACTTCCCTTTTTTTGTTTACATTTCCCGATGCCAGATATATTTTCATGCTGCTGAGTATACCAAATTTTTAAACTCTTGGCAATATTTTTGTCGATTGTGCCTTTATATACATTTATATATCTTCCTATATCGGTACTGCTTGGAGCCTTTAGCTGCCTTCTATTTAATCTTTTTGTTTTATCCCACAAATGACGGTTATGTTTTAGTGAAAAACAAATCTTCTTAAACTGACTTCGTGTATTATAAGTATGAAGTAAAAGGTATTTAAAAAGTTGAGCCTTTACATAATACCTGTTTCTATTACCGACACAATAATTTATTTTTTCATAACGGTTAAAACAATTAGACTTTAAATCATGAAGAATAGAACATAGAAACCATGCATCCATTTTAATTTCGGCTGCTATTTTATCGATTAAATCATCATCAAGAAAAAAGCAAGCCTTGCACGCAAGCAAAAAAATTCTTCTATGATTACAAGGCATACTAAAATAAAGCTCTCTCATATGCATCGATTCTTTTGCCGGATTTTTTTTATCCTTTAAACCTAAATCCTCTGTTTTTACATCGCAGTATGCCGGTTCAGA
The DNA window shown above is from Treponema denticola and carries:
- a CDS encoding nucleoside-triphosphatase, with translation MNFSLEKGEEFVKVFNINKTNSASRQEVLMSIFEMIYVNLESFGVYFADEDLRSDFLLKFYYKLPRILENYNSSLSSFYTYLTNHIRFYYLTFKCKTVRHEINDTVLADQEGARWEYLMGEYDLDENFNFYVAESEPAYCDVKTEDLGLKDKKNPAKESMHMRELYFSMPCNHRRIFLLACKACFFLDDDLIDKIAAEIKMDAWFLCSILHDLKSNCFNRYEKINYCVGNRNRYYVKAQLFKYLLLHTYNTRSQFKKICFSLKHNRHLWDKTKRLNRRQLKAPSSTDIGRYINVYKGTIDKNIAKSLKIWYTQQHENISGIGKCKQKKGSAGASSVS
- the rdgB gene encoding RdgB/HAM1 family non-canonical purine NTP pyrophosphatase, giving the protein MKIYLASGNVNKKREVQELLPSHKIVLPKDESIEFDPEETGSTFFENAMIKAKALYDIVEAPVLADDSGLCVDFLNGAPGIHSARYGSPDGEHVSAEAGINKVLAELKGVKDRSARFACCMVFLLDENRFYSVQETCEGYITESPSGSGGFGYDPIFFVEKFGKTFAELTSEQKNSISHRGRALFSISKFIESF
- a CDS encoding formylglycine-generating enzyme family protein, which produces MKNTNSKLKTKVLNRAVSITALLLLAGLLLTGCPTGQGKSGGGESSEVTPNTPVDKTYTVGSVEFTMKGIAAVNAQLGHNDYSINQPHTVSLSAYLIGETEVTQELWQAVMGNNPSHFDGSSGREPAVGETQGKRPVENVNWYQAIAFCNKLSIKLNLEPCYTVNVGGNPVDFAALSFDQIPDSNNADWDKAELDINKKGFRLPTEAEWEWAAKGGTDDKWAGTNTEAELKNYAWYGSNSGSKTHEVKKKDPNGYGLYDMSGNVWEWLWDWYDALPASPGADYAGPASGSIRVTRGGSWRSSAYSCTVGSRNIGSPVGRGNYLGFRLACRP
- a CDS encoding methyl-accepting chemotaxis protein; translation: MKNKKHFSIRKKLLIVFGLLIMLGGVIQGSISWYTFRKAMIRDAEERLTDKAADIAALVESVIDVDFEYLRGVARITDLNDDSLSYPQKSARLQEEFAADSDGAFLNICDLNGNTYYMDGRVVSVADRHWYKTALEGNYFISEPYLSPDTGKIHVVFSLPLYNKDDEISGVICAGLQGLILSEDIKDILIGKTGYCYMLSKDGTIIAHRDNELVSGFINYQKLAENDAELRSVAEFQKKALEEKDPGAGYYTLDGEKNIAAYAKMARSGWTVVIRAPVNEFLISLNTLTNAIIMSVILILLVTIIIAFIIATKMVGPVKTAVNVLRDIAQGEGDLTVQLPLIGNDEVTQLSEYFNETIEKIRLSIKSVDLNAGTMQSIGEELAGNMTETASAVNQISANVEGIKQQAITQAASVGQTSATVEEIINTIKKLDDRIELQAASVARSSASVEEMVANIGSITQTLEKSDDAIKNLATATADGKDTVLNSNTITQKIAEESGSLLEASSVIQHIASQTNLLAMNAAIEAAHAGEAGKGFAVVADEIRKLAEDSAAQGKTITAVLKTFSNEIEVLSSSSKTVEEKFNIIFSLSEEVKTMSNSLTEAMREQENGSKEVLTAIRDINAVTVEVKEGSAEMLKGGEQTAEEMQKLDGLTRVITDGMNEMAAGVIEINNAVQEVNEITQKNKISIENLADEVKKFKI